Proteins from a single region of Paraburkholderia aromaticivorans:
- a CDS encoding H-NS family nucleoid-associated regulatory protein produces MEEARNKERGDAINTIRQLMQDYEITTADLIVKKTRKARSPVMPKYKDPNSDKTWSGMGKPPAWIAGKDREAFLIA; encoded by the coding sequence ATCGAAGAAGCCCGCAATAAGGAGCGTGGCGACGCGATCAACACCATCAGGCAACTGATGCAAGACTACGAGATCACGACGGCTGATCTGATCGTCAAGAAGACGCGCAAGGCACGGAGCCCCGTCATGCCGAAATACAAGGACCCGAACTCGGACAAGACCTGGAGCGGCATGGGCAAGCCGCCGGCATGGATCGCTGGCAAGGATCGTGAAGCCTTCCTGATCGCATGA